A stretch of Leisingera daeponensis DSM 23529 DNA encodes these proteins:
- the glmM gene encoding phosphoglucosamine mutase produces the protein MTRQYFGTDGIRGRANTGPMTAPFMVQLAAAVGQYFNATSQTRRVVIGKDTRRSCYMLENALTAGFTAAGMDVFALGPLPTPAVGLLTRSMRADLGVMISASHNPHHDNGIKFFGPDGFKLSDAAEQEIEAILDAGPGATDTDHLGRVTRLNDSAARYVEYAKTTISGGTRLDGLKIVIDCANGAAYKAAPEVLWELGAEVIPVGVAPNGYNINDGCGSTSPGLAAKTVLETGADLAICLDGDADRIIMLDETGTVVDGDQIMALLASHWARQGRLNRNTLVATVMSNLGLETYLADQGITLRRTAVGDRYVVEEMRQGGFNMGGEQSGHIVITDNTTTGDGLLAGLQVLALLKETGEKASRLTRQFTPVPQLLQNVRYAPGQNPLDQAAVQDAIRRGEAELNGSGRLLIRKSGTEPLIRVMGESMDEALLQAVVANVAQSVAEAG, from the coding sequence TGCCGCCGTCGGCCAGTATTTCAACGCCACCTCGCAAACCCGCCGGGTGGTGATCGGCAAGGACACCCGGCGCTCCTGCTACATGCTGGAAAATGCCCTCACGGCCGGCTTCACCGCGGCCGGCATGGATGTCTTTGCGCTGGGGCCGCTGCCGACCCCGGCGGTGGGCCTGCTGACCCGCTCGATGCGCGCCGATCTGGGCGTGATGATCTCGGCCAGCCATAACCCGCACCACGACAACGGCATCAAGTTCTTCGGCCCCGACGGCTTCAAGCTGTCGGATGCCGCCGAGCAGGAGATCGAGGCCATCCTGGACGCAGGCCCCGGCGCCACGGACACGGACCACCTCGGCAGGGTCACCCGGCTGAACGACTCCGCCGCCCGCTATGTCGAATATGCCAAGACCACCATTTCCGGCGGGACCCGGCTGGACGGGCTGAAAATCGTGATCGACTGCGCCAATGGCGCCGCTTACAAGGCCGCTCCGGAAGTGCTCTGGGAACTGGGCGCCGAGGTCATTCCGGTCGGCGTGGCGCCCAACGGCTACAACATCAACGACGGCTGCGGCTCGACCAGCCCCGGGCTGGCAGCAAAGACGGTGCTGGAGACCGGCGCCGACCTGGCGATCTGCCTGGACGGCGACGCCGACCGCATCATCATGCTGGATGAAACCGGCACGGTGGTGGACGGCGACCAGATCATGGCGCTCTTGGCCTCCCATTGGGCGCGCCAGGGCCGGCTCAACCGCAACACCCTTGTTGCCACGGTGATGTCGAACCTCGGTCTGGAGACCTACCTGGCGGATCAGGGCATCACCCTGCGCCGCACCGCGGTGGGCGACCGCTACGTGGTCGAGGAAATGCGCCAGGGCGGCTTCAACATGGGCGGCGAGCAATCCGGCCACATCGTGATCACCGACAACACCACCACCGGCGACGGGCTGCTGGCCGGGCTGCAGGTGCTGGCGCTCTTGAAGGAAACCGGCGAGAAGGCCAGCCGCCTGACCCGCCAGTTCACACCGGTGCCGCAGCTGCTGCAAAACGTCCGCTACGCGCCGGGGCAGAACCCGCTGGACCAGGCCGCCGTGCAGGACGCAATCCGCCGCGGCGAGGCCGAGCTGAACGGCAGCGGCCGCCTGCTGATCCGCAAGTCCGGCACCGAACCGCTGATCCGGGTGATGGGCGAGAGCATGGATGAGGCGCTGCTGCAGGCCGTGGTGGCCAATGTGGCGCAGAGCGTTGCGGAAGCCGGGTGA